In Lysinibacillus sp. FSL M8-0337, the following proteins share a genomic window:
- a CDS encoding helix-turn-helix transcriptional regulator, which yields MKKLDNKYMKNSNNHLTDEENDLEFRKAFGKRIKFLRNKKNITQERLGFLANVDRTYIGGLERGERNITLSNIKRIADALGIPVIKLFKFEEAKHYEPETTSTTD from the coding sequence ATGAAAAAATTAGATAATAAGTATATGAAAAACAGCAATAACCACTTAACAGATGAAGAAAATGACCTTGAATTCCGAAAAGCTTTTGGGAAAAGAATTAAATTCTTACGAAACAAGAAAAACATCACACAAGAACGTTTAGGCTTTTTAGCAAACGTAGATCGCACTTATATCGGCGGATTAGAAAGAGGTGAAAGAAATATTACGCTAAGTAATATAAAAAGAATCGCCGATGCATTAGGAATACCTGTAATTAAACTATTTAAATTTGAGGAGGCAAAACATTATGAACCCGAAACAACTAGCACAACAGATTAA
- a CDS encoding N-6 DNA methylase, whose protein sequence is MVSLSEAKETGSHYTSNDLSHFMADRLKQAFLKYNFNEIENLTLIDPSCGDGELLKAAATLFEDNSVKLLGVDTDANAIQSASNYFGEDSSVSVFQSDYLELFDNYKTDLFSLNGDKSNDLISEGTLNLVDLILANPPYVRTQVMGADRAQKLGEMFGLKGRVDLYQAFLVAMTQHLKANGLICVITSNRYLTTAGGKDIRAYLDKNYEILEVIDLGDTKLFNAAVLPAIFIGRKKAENENIKNENVKCYRIYEDTSDGEVDEVCTSIYEILYKNESGIYAVGNKKYSVMSGYLKVPEDSKELWVMASKEDKEWVNQIKNNSFCKFSDMFKVRVGIKTTADNVFIHNNNEWEALAENIKPEAELLNPLISSDNIQKWKSDGQLVEQKKILYTHQFVEGKRKAIDLDDYVNAKAYLLHHHEQLAGRTYLAKSKTRHWYEIWVPQEPMAFKDLKIVFPDISLEPKFSIDTNEYLVDGNCYWITLKEQDADRDLLYLAAAIANSQLMNRFHGIEFQNVLYSGRKRYLTQYVDNYVLPDPSSIYSRKIVEVTKNIVTQNLEIEEIKQLELEIEEQVRLAFSV, encoded by the coding sequence ATGGTTAGTTTGTCAGAAGCAAAAGAAACGGGTTCACATTATACCTCAAATGATTTGTCGCACTTTATGGCTGACAGATTGAAACAAGCATTTTTAAAATATAATTTTAATGAAATAGAAAATTTAACGTTAATTGATCCATCTTGTGGTGATGGAGAATTATTAAAAGCAGCAGCTACGTTATTTGAAGATAATAGCGTTAAATTACTTGGAGTCGATACAGATGCTAATGCTATTCAAAGTGCTAGCAATTATTTTGGTGAAGATTCAAGTGTTTCAGTATTTCAAAGTGATTATTTAGAGCTTTTTGACAATTATAAAACAGATTTATTCAGCTTGAACGGAGATAAATCTAACGATTTAATTAGCGAAGGTACATTAAATTTAGTAGATTTGATATTAGCCAATCCGCCCTATGTACGTACCCAAGTAATGGGAGCTGATAGAGCTCAAAAATTAGGAGAAATGTTTGGACTTAAAGGTCGAGTAGATTTATATCAAGCTTTTTTAGTTGCAATGACACAACATTTAAAAGCGAATGGTTTAATTTGTGTTATTACTTCTAATCGGTATTTAACTACGGCTGGAGGCAAAGATATTCGGGCTTATTTAGATAAAAATTATGAAATTTTAGAAGTTATTGATTTAGGCGATACTAAATTATTTAATGCAGCCGTTTTACCAGCAATTTTTATCGGTCGTAAGAAAGCTGAAAATGAAAATATAAAAAATGAAAACGTTAAATGCTATAGAATTTATGAAGATACTTCAGATGGAGAAGTAGATGAAGTATGCACTTCGATATATGAAATTTTATATAAAAATGAATCAGGAATTTATGCAGTTGGTAATAAAAAATATTCAGTGATGTCTGGATATTTAAAGGTTCCTGAGGATTCTAAAGAATTATGGGTTATGGCTTCAAAAGAGGATAAAGAGTGGGTTAATCAGATTAAAAATAATAGTTTTTGTAAGTTTTCGGATATGTTTAAAGTCCGTGTAGGTATTAAAACAACAGCTGATAATGTTTTTATTCATAATAATAATGAATGGGAAGCTCTAGCTGAAAATATAAAGCCAGAAGCAGAATTATTAAATCCATTGATTTCATCTGATAATATTCAAAAGTGGAAATCTGATGGTCAATTAGTAGAACAGAAAAAAATCTTATATACACATCAATTTGTTGAAGGTAAAAGAAAGGCTATTGATTTAGATGATTATGTAAATGCTAAAGCGTATTTATTACATCATCATGAGCAATTAGCTGGTAGAACATATTTAGCTAAATCAAAAACTAGACATTGGTATGAAATTTGGGTTCCTCAAGAACCAATGGCTTTTAAAGATTTAAAAATTGTTTTTCCTGATATAAGTCTTGAACCGAAATTTTCTATTGATACTAACGAATATTTAGTTGATGGAAATTGTTATTGGATTACATTGAAGGAACAAGATGCAGATAGAGATTTATTATATTTAGCAGCAGCTATAGCAAATTCACAGTTAATGAATCGCTTCCATGGGATTGAATTTCAAAATGTACTTTATTCAGGACGTAAGAGATATTTGACTCAATATGTAGATAATTATGTTTTACCAGACCCTAGTTCTATTTATTCTAGAAAGATTGTAGAAGTAACAAAAAATATTGTTACTCAGAATTTAGAAATAGAAGAAATAAAACAGTTAGAGTTAGAAATAGAGGAACAAGTAAGATTAGCATTCAGTGTTTAG
- a CDS encoding DUF418 domain-containing protein — MNPTVTQKERIVSLDIIRGLALFGILFINVGAYQLVVEGQPLPVYSKFNSMLDTVIDIFIEKKFYSIFSLLFGIGYYIFTSRAEARGDKPRWRFARRLLALFLIGIVHLIFFWGSILSAYAIIGLFLLPFYHAKVSTISKWLFSLIAVYIVSILGQMFMPNISILSTVFDLLGNDMMTIFIMFLTGFLVAKANWIGNVRQHTKQIQWVIYVTCPLFVGLSSWIGFASQNQDGHLQLLLGLGVIPTTYFYVACLLLILEHEPIVKILKPIGRVGQMAFTNYLVQSFIGLAIIKLMGFEVMSTSRIVIIAIMIFVIQIIFSVLWFKFFKMGPLEKVWRWMTYGRKVSVKS, encoded by the coding sequence ATGAATCCAACCGTTACACAAAAGGAAAGGATTGTTTCCTTAGATATTATTCGTGGTTTAGCGTTATTTGGCATATTGTTTATAAATGTGGGGGCTTATCAGTTGGTAGTTGAAGGACAACCATTGCCTGTTTATAGCAAATTCAATAGCATGCTAGATACGGTAATTGATATATTTATCGAGAAGAAATTTTATTCGATTTTTTCTTTACTCTTCGGTATAGGTTATTATATTTTTACATCACGTGCTGAAGCTCGGGGGGATAAGCCGAGATGGCGCTTTGCAAGAAGATTACTAGCATTATTTCTTATAGGGATTGTCCATTTAATTTTTTTCTGGGGCTCCATCTTATCTGCTTATGCAATAATTGGTCTTTTTTTGTTGCCATTTTATCATGCAAAAGTTTCTACAATTAGCAAATGGCTATTTAGCTTGATTGCGGTTTATATTGTGAGCATATTAGGCCAAATGTTTATGCCAAATATAAGTATTTTATCAACAGTTTTTGATTTATTAGGCAATGATATGATGACGATTTTTATTATGTTTTTAACTGGTTTTCTCGTTGCAAAAGCTAATTGGATAGGCAACGTAAGACAACATACTAAGCAAATTCAATGGGTGATTTATGTAACATGTCCATTGTTTGTAGGCTTATCTAGTTGGATTGGGTTTGCCTCTCAAAATCAAGATGGTCATCTTCAGTTACTACTTGGCTTAGGTGTAATCCCGACGACCTATTTTTATGTTGCTTGCTTATTGCTTATTTTAGAACATGAGCCAATTGTAAAAATATTAAAGCCTATTGGGCGTGTCGGACAAATGGCTTTTACAAACTACTTAGTGCAGAGCTTTATAGGGCTAGCTATTATAAAGTTAATGGGATTTGAAGTCATGTCGACTTCCCGTATAGTCATAATTGCCATTATGATTTTTGTTATTCAAATCATCTTTAGCGTTTTATGGTTTAAATTCTTTAAAATGGGTCCGTTAGAAAAAGTGTGGAGATGGATGACTTATGGAAGAAAAGTATCGGTAAAATCATAA
- a CDS encoding glutathionylspermidine synthase family protein — MEHATYSKQRLKFYSQFPNFFFDFEDLEYALYDVMELQKEKIDEIYYATKMLWQIFLKVGKQFKHLTDEQLFALGIRSEMMPYIELDYLQQQSILARFDFICTEEGDIKCLELNGETPFLVQETFEMNEQLCQHFQLENPNDVSALQKTLSGALFAAMHYLHDVKKPKIVITGKTAEDDFEEYCQVNFLKTCIPFDVEYVPIQKLIIFAKDTPSVMRGLYTPSMEKIDILYRPAHPVEFLIDDIASDGERIGLQLLELVKDRKLAIINAPAAYVLQSKILLWLIWERKNDPLLFNAEERSAINKYMLPTYLSAEPFVAEGMPFVKKPVYSREGNTVEIYAGDGSKTNASAYTHYDDNLFIYQQYVEMPSINIQQTDGFRSKKWLIGSFIADNRACGLSCRVGNQITEWDSHWLAIGYR, encoded by the coding sequence ATGGAACACGCTACATATAGTAAGCAACGGCTAAAATTCTATTCGCAATTTCCTAATTTCTTTTTTGATTTTGAAGATCTTGAATATGCTTTGTACGATGTGATGGAACTGCAAAAAGAGAAGATAGACGAGATTTATTACGCCACGAAGATGCTTTGGCAAATCTTTTTAAAAGTTGGAAAACAATTTAAGCATTTAACAGATGAACAGCTTTTTGCCCTTGGCATTCGGTCGGAAATGATGCCTTATATCGAATTGGATTATTTACAGCAACAGTCTATCCTTGCTCGTTTTGATTTTATTTGTACGGAGGAAGGCGATATAAAATGTCTAGAACTGAATGGAGAAACCCCATTTCTTGTCCAAGAAACGTTTGAAATGAATGAACAGCTCTGCCAGCATTTCCAACTAGAAAATCCCAATGATGTATCAGCATTACAAAAAACGCTTTCTGGTGCACTTTTTGCCGCAATGCATTATTTACATGATGTTAAAAAACCTAAAATAGTTATAACAGGAAAAACGGCAGAGGACGATTTTGAGGAGTATTGCCAGGTGAATTTTTTAAAAACTTGTATCCCATTTGATGTTGAATATGTACCTATCCAAAAGCTAATTATTTTTGCTAAAGATACGCCTAGCGTAATGAGAGGGCTTTATACACCTTCGATGGAAAAAATCGATATTTTATATCGCCCCGCACATCCAGTGGAGTTTTTAATTGACGATATAGCATCTGATGGTGAAAGAATCGGTCTGCAATTATTAGAACTTGTAAAAGATCGTAAGCTTGCCATTATTAATGCGCCAGCGGCCTATGTTCTTCAGTCCAAAATTTTATTATGGCTGATTTGGGAACGAAAAAATGATCCGCTATTATTTAATGCGGAGGAGCGGTCTGCAATTAATAAGTACATGTTACCAACCTATTTGTCCGCAGAGCCCTTTGTAGCAGAAGGAATGCCCTTTGTGAAAAAACCTGTCTATTCTCGTGAAGGCAATACAGTCGAAATTTATGCAGGAGACGGCTCGAAAACAAATGCATCTGCCTATACACATTATGATGATAATTTGTTTATTTACCAGCAGTACGTTGAAATGCCTTCCATCAATATTCAACAGACGGATGGCTTCCGTTCTAAGAAATGGCTCATCGGCTCTTTTATCGCGGATAATCGCGCATGTGGTTTGTCTTGTCGCGTGGGCAATCAAATTACCGAATGGGATTCCCACTGGTTAGCTATAGGCTATAGATAA
- a CDS encoding YbaK/EbsC family protein, with translation MAIEKVREHFAQWHLQHKIQELSESSATVEMAAKALGCEPERIAKTLSFLVNDGAILIVAAGDAKIDNAKYKAIFGTKAKMLAKEEVNERIGHDIGGVCPFGINDGVAVYLDESLKRFATVFPACGSSNSAIELSIQELEAYTPYQQWIDVCKGWND, from the coding sequence ATGGCAATTGAAAAAGTACGCGAGCATTTCGCACAGTGGCATTTACAACATAAAATACAGGAACTAAGTGAAAGTTCAGCAACCGTTGAAATGGCTGCAAAAGCACTTGGCTGTGAACCAGAGCGTATCGCTAAAACACTATCATTTCTTGTAAATGATGGGGCGATTTTAATTGTAGCAGCGGGTGATGCCAAAATTGACAATGCTAAATATAAAGCGATTTTTGGCACGAAAGCTAAAATGCTTGCCAAGGAAGAAGTAAATGAGCGTATTGGACATGATATTGGTGGGGTTTGCCCATTCGGTATAAATGATGGGGTTGCCGTTTACTTAGATGAATCACTTAAACGCTTCGCAACAGTATTTCCTGCCTGTGGTAGTAGCAATTCTGCTATTGAACTTAGCATTCAAGAGCTAGAAGCGTATACACCTTATCAACAATGGATTGATGTCTGTAAAGGCTGGAACGATTAA
- a CDS encoding GNAT family N-acetyltransferase, translating into MEQNVQIVELNAENWYDCCELEVSPEQKKFMESNAISIAQSKFEPTLKPYAIYYNEKVVGFLMYNSVQEELDGYWIYRIMIDKTFQGKGIGKAATTLMLSEMAKLPNAKKIIVGYHPENLEAHHLYTSLGFMDEGDRFGKEMAVIKIVE; encoded by the coding sequence ATGGAACAAAATGTCCAAATTGTCGAATTAAATGCAGAAAACTGGTATGACTGTTGTGAACTAGAAGTATCACCAGAGCAAAAAAAATTCATGGAATCCAATGCGATCTCAATCGCCCAATCAAAGTTTGAGCCTACTTTAAAGCCATACGCTATTTATTATAATGAAAAAGTGGTTGGCTTTTTAATGTACAATTCGGTTCAAGAAGAACTTGATGGTTATTGGATATATCGAATAATGATCGATAAGACCTTCCAAGGCAAGGGTATTGGAAAAGCTGCAACTACGTTAATGCTGTCAGAGATGGCTAAATTACCGAATGCAAAGAAAATAATTGTAGGTTATCATCCAGAAAATTTAGAAGCCCATCATTTGTATACAAGTTTAGGATTTATGGATGAAGGGGATAGATTTGGTAAGGAAATGGCAGTAATAAAAATAGTAGAATGA
- a CDS encoding alpha/beta fold hydrolase, whose translation MMKIVPPKPFFYKGGEQAVLLLHSYTSNTIDMKKLGKYLQQHNYTCYAPLYKGHGLPAEELLTFGPTDWWEDVRQAYQLLKNEGYEKIAVIGLSLGGVFALKVAQELEVNGVVTMSVPRHREALFLQKRAFYYAKEYKRLEGKNEDQINMEMALLQNLPNHALVEFQQLIDVTMDKLAFITTPIQIMYGVLDDPLYKESAEVIFHNVVSQHKIIKGYPNSKHLMTLGLDRHNINQDILTFLHDLTW comes from the coding sequence ATGATGAAAATTGTACCACCTAAGCCTTTTTTCTATAAAGGTGGAGAGCAAGCGGTTTTATTATTACATTCTTATACAAGCAATACGATTGATATGAAAAAATTAGGAAAGTATTTGCAACAACACAATTATACTTGTTATGCACCTTTGTACAAAGGACATGGTTTACCAGCAGAAGAATTGCTGACATTTGGACCGACTGATTGGTGGGAGGATGTACGACAAGCTTACCAGTTGTTGAAGAATGAAGGGTATGAAAAAATAGCGGTAATCGGCCTTTCTCTTGGTGGAGTGTTTGCCTTAAAAGTTGCTCAAGAATTAGAGGTAAATGGTGTTGTGACAATGTCCGTACCAAGACATAGGGAAGCTTTATTTCTTCAAAAGCGCGCCTTTTATTATGCAAAGGAATACAAACGACTCGAAGGAAAAAACGAGGACCAAATAAATATGGAAATGGCCCTTCTACAAAATTTGCCTAACCATGCATTGGTGGAATTCCAACAGTTAATTGATGTAACAATGGATAAATTGGCATTTATTACAACACCTATTCAAATAATGTATGGTGTATTGGATGATCCATTGTATAAAGAAAGTGCCGAAGTTATTTTTCACAACGTTGTGTCGCAACATAAAATAATAAAAGGGTATCCAAACTCTAAACATTTGATGACATTGGGATTAGATAGGCATAACATAAACCAGGATATACTTACTTTTTTACATGATTTAACGTGGTAG
- a CDS encoding DMT family transporter encodes MKSNIQFILSMVIFATIGLVVRNIDLSSSERALLSSFIGCLFLTIVLLIMKKKIAWQLVKANAVILIFSSIALGGNWIFLYQSYDYTTIANATLGYYFAPVFVMLLSPYVLKEPLSCKKIVCVLVAITGLVCIVGEGLSASKTDDLLGLFYGLIAAAFYAILLLLNKFIQDIEKLELTIIQLGTTAVLLLPYVLLTSGFDIVKVSGSSIPFILMLGIFNTGIGFWLFFSGMEKLKGQSIAMLSYVDPFVAILISAFILQEHMTMLQILGGMLLLASTFVSEIKTKSLKFIKH; translated from the coding sequence ATGAAATCAAACATTCAGTTTATTTTATCCATGGTCATTTTCGCTACAATCGGTTTAGTGGTTCGAAATATTGACCTATCTTCGAGCGAAAGAGCTTTACTAAGCAGTTTTATTGGATGCTTGTTTTTAACAATCGTCTTATTAATTATGAAGAAAAAAATAGCATGGCAGTTGGTAAAAGCGAATGCTGTCATTTTAATATTTTCTAGTATTGCCCTGGGGGGAAATTGGATTTTCCTTTACCAATCCTACGACTATACGACAATCGCCAATGCAACTCTTGGCTATTATTTTGCACCCGTGTTTGTCATGCTTCTTTCTCCATACGTACTGAAAGAACCATTGTCTTGTAAAAAAATTGTTTGCGTTCTGGTTGCGATTACCGGTTTAGTGTGTATTGTCGGTGAAGGTCTAAGTGCATCAAAAACTGATGATCTTCTTGGACTTTTTTATGGATTAATTGCCGCCGCTTTTTACGCTATATTATTGTTATTAAATAAATTCATTCAAGATATAGAAAAACTGGAACTGACGATTATTCAGCTTGGAACTACCGCTGTACTTCTCTTACCTTACGTTTTGTTAACGTCCGGTTTTGATATCGTAAAAGTATCTGGTTCATCCATTCCTTTTATTTTAATGTTAGGGATTTTTAATACAGGTATTGGATTTTGGCTATTCTTCTCGGGTATGGAAAAATTAAAGGGGCAAAGTATTGCCATGCTCAGCTATGTTGATCCTTTTGTAGCCATCTTGATTTCTGCTTTTATTCTACAAGAGCACATGACAATGCTTCAAATACTTGGGGGTATGTTACTATTAGCCTCAACTTTTGTTAGTGAAATAAAAACGAAATCACTGAAATTTATAAAACACTAA
- a CDS encoding methyl-accepting chemotaxis protein, giving the protein MKSIKHKLLGVFLIIVLLITALCIYNFKSVVKFNHDTEAIIKEDLPLLLADEELAFNIAERIALARGYILYNDPSYKEAFLEYTEESKELQDQVLQETNSEEAKQLIDKSIEWRKTITEEVFVEFDNGNKEQALAILANKVQPLGRDLMSGFKEIADKRENIILKEGNDVMDTGTSIKNASLMMSIIIIMVAIILAIVTARIISTPIKKVVDRMLQIADGNLQTTNLVTKAKDETAQLIQATNTMNTNLKNVVTNIINASDNVKEQSKGLSASANEVKEGSLQIAITMEALASGSQEQAQNCANLGETLSDFIEKIKLSNEEGIQVRTLTEKVKTATMSGNKLMSISESNMHNIEDLVEDSVTKVKALDQKTAKINDIISVITSISEQTNLLALNAAIEAARAGEHGKGFAVVADEVRKLAEEVKFSVNDITSIVNDVQLESAEVASSLAFGYKTIQNGTSQIKETAKTFNLIAELIENMSTKVGFISNELESFVAKGQILNMSVASIASVSEESAAGVEETTASTEEIATLMEQILASAQMLADQSEQLNNITKKFTV; this is encoded by the coding sequence GTGAAAAGCATTAAACATAAATTATTAGGCGTATTTTTAATTATCGTCCTATTAATTACAGCTTTATGCATATATAACTTTAAGTCCGTCGTGAAGTTCAATCACGATACTGAAGCTATAATAAAAGAAGATTTACCATTGTTACTTGCTGACGAAGAATTAGCCTTTAATATTGCCGAACGAATTGCGTTAGCACGTGGATACATATTGTATAATGACCCTTCCTATAAAGAAGCATTTCTTGAATATACGGAGGAAAGTAAGGAATTACAAGATCAAGTCCTTCAAGAAACAAATTCCGAAGAAGCAAAGCAACTTATTGATAAAAGTATAGAATGGCGTAAAACAATTACAGAAGAAGTGTTTGTTGAGTTTGATAATGGTAATAAGGAACAAGCACTTGCTATTTTGGCCAATAAAGTGCAGCCCCTAGGCAGAGACTTGATGTCTGGTTTTAAAGAGATCGCTGATAAAAGAGAAAACATCATTCTTAAAGAAGGAAATGATGTAATGGATACAGGAACAAGCATTAAAAATGCCAGTTTAATGATGTCTATTATTATCATTATGGTTGCCATTATTTTAGCAATAGTAACTGCGAGAATTATTTCAACGCCAATTAAAAAGGTTGTTGACCGTATGTTGCAAATTGCGGACGGAAACTTACAAACTACCAATTTGGTCACGAAGGCGAAAGATGAAACAGCCCAATTAATTCAAGCTACAAATACAATGAATACCAATTTGAAAAATGTTGTTACGAATATTATTAACGCAAGTGACAATGTAAAAGAGCAAAGTAAAGGTCTTTCCGCTTCTGCAAATGAAGTGAAAGAAGGTAGCTTACAAATTGCAATCACCATGGAGGCATTAGCTTCAGGTTCTCAAGAACAAGCGCAAAATTGTGCCAATCTCGGTGAAACACTTTCCGACTTTATAGAAAAAATTAAATTATCAAATGAAGAAGGGATACAAGTAAGAACCCTTACTGAAAAAGTTAAAACAGCTACGATGAGTGGCAATAAACTGATGTCAATATCCGAGAGTAATATGCATAATATAGAAGATTTAGTGGAAGATTCCGTTACTAAGGTGAAAGCATTAGATCAAAAAACGGCCAAAATTAATGACATCATCTCTGTTATTACGAGTATTTCAGAACAAACCAATTTATTAGCGCTAAATGCCGCAATCGAAGCTGCAAGAGCAGGTGAACATGGAAAAGGCTTTGCTGTAGTTGCAGACGAAGTAAGAAAGCTTGCTGAAGAAGTAAAATTTAGTGTTAATGACATTACAAGTATTGTTAACGATGTGCAGCTAGAATCTGCCGAAGTTGCATCATCATTAGCATTCGGCTATAAAACGATCCAAAACGGAACATCCCAAATAAAAGAAACCGCAAAAACGTTTAATTTAATTGCGGAGCTGATTGAAAACATGTCAACAAAAGTTGGATTTATTTCGAATGAACTTGAAAGTTTTGTAGCTAAAGGGCAAATACTAAACATGTCCGTTGCTTCTATCGCAAGTGTGTCAGAAGAATCTGCTGCGGGTGTAGAAGAAACAACTGCTTCGACTGAAGAAATAGCCACTCTTATGGAACAAATATTAGCAAGCGCTCAAATGCTAGCTGACCAATCAGAACAATTAAACAACATCACCAAAAAGTTTACAGTCTAA
- a CDS encoding aminoglycoside phosphotransferase family protein yields MVDRVLKHFGLDAVSVSEVEDSNSSIVVKCALGNGENVFVKIPFSKLKYQRELEAYELLNGRVAIPDMLGCWAGDESCTGAFLLSELKGKPLTSEASPTVAYQVGVLHASIHSVQPSVLYKLIGIDNEFPCWSNFVERQFYSFAEDVKDVVDVCLYNQAMTHFEKMKQQLPSPDGPSLIHMDFRPANIIVDANKVLGTIDFESVRFGSTETDFTKLYRDFLSLDTAVYQAYQEGYNSIRPLIDLDVVLPFYRFTDAFNSIGWCKRRGLEKNAVFLERNLVILEKLLK; encoded by the coding sequence ATGGTAGATCGTGTTCTTAAACATTTTGGATTGGATGCTGTATCCGTAAGTGAGGTGGAAGATTCCAATAGTTCAATAGTTGTTAAATGTGCATTAGGTAATGGGGAAAATGTTTTTGTGAAGATACCTTTTTCAAAATTAAAATATCAGCGAGAGTTAGAAGCCTATGAACTATTAAATGGAAGGGTAGCTATACCAGACATGCTGGGTTGTTGGGCTGGTGATGAATCCTGCACAGGAGCATTTTTATTATCCGAATTAAAAGGTAAACCGTTAACATCGGAAGCTTCACCAACAGTAGCTTATCAAGTAGGAGTCTTGCATGCATCCATACATTCTGTTCAACCATCTGTTTTGTACAAATTAATCGGCATTGATAATGAGTTTCCTTGTTGGTCTAATTTTGTGGAACGACAGTTTTATAGTTTTGCAGAAGATGTTAAAGATGTGGTAGATGTTTGTTTATACAATCAAGCCATGACTCATTTTGAAAAAATGAAACAACAGCTCCCATCGCCTGATGGACCAAGTTTGATACATATGGATTTTCGTCCAGCGAATATTATTGTGGATGCCAATAAAGTATTAGGCACAATTGATTTTGAATCCGTACGATTTGGTTCCACCGAAACAGATTTTACGAAGTTATATCGAGATTTTTTAAGCCTTGATACTGCTGTCTATCAAGCCTACCAAGAAGGATATAATAGTATTAGACCATTAATCGACTTAGACGTGGTATTGCCTTTTTATCGATTTACAGATGCTTTCAATAGTATCGGATGGTGTAAACGCCGTGGACTTGAGAAAAATGCTGTGTTTTTGGAACGAAATTTAGTTATTTTGGAAAAATTGCTAAAATAA
- a CDS encoding GNAT family N-acetyltransferase, translating into MIIVSKDHYQLIKTKLNEAPTFVFSILDSMIKGSVYADTVDYRTLLIATDSGLYYVAGQVSDERFLQYIVKIFNASVDQGKRFTLFSPSAAWDCAIEKYLKQQVGKIQRYAFSFDVQTYKKRTSSDKSEYDVAKIGQVEIQHCLEFDSNYYDTYWDSTNNFIQNGIGFCVKDNVQVISESVSIFKSAKFAEIDIVTDSNYRGKGLASIVAEQFIDYCLAAHIQPRWDCDVDNRASINLGTKLGFINPQPYSVYFKIRQNANGQS; encoded by the coding sequence ATGATTATAGTATCAAAAGACCATTATCAGTTGATAAAAACGAAACTTAATGAAGCACCTACGTTTGTATTTAGCATATTGGATTCTATGATTAAAGGATCAGTTTATGCAGATACTGTTGATTACAGAACATTGCTTATCGCAACGGATTCAGGATTATATTATGTTGCCGGTCAGGTATCAGATGAACGATTCCTTCAGTACATTGTAAAAATTTTTAATGCATCTGTAGATCAAGGAAAACGATTTACATTATTTTCACCTAGTGCAGCGTGGGATTGTGCCATTGAAAAATATTTGAAGCAGCAGGTAGGGAAAATCCAGCGTTATGCTTTTTCATTTGATGTCCAGACGTATAAAAAAAGAACAAGCAGTGATAAAAGTGAATATGACGTAGCTAAAATTGGGCAGGTGGAGATTCAACATTGTTTGGAGTTTGACAGCAACTATTACGATACATATTGGGATTCAACGAATAATTTTATCCAAAATGGAATAGGGTTTTGTGTCAAGGATAATGTGCAAGTTATTAGCGAAAGTGTATCAATTTTTAAATCTGCAAAATTTGCTGAAATAGATATTGTGACAGATTCCAATTATAGAGGAAAAGGATTAGCAAGTATTGTGGCAGAACAATTTATTGATTATTGTCTAGCCGCTCATATTCAACCTCGTTGGGACTGTGATGTTGATAATCGAGCTTCAATTAATTTAGGGACTAAATTGGGCTTTATAAATCCGCAACCATATAGCGTTTACTTTAAAATTAGACAGAATGCTAACGGTCAGTCTTAA